In Candidatus Gastranaerophilales bacterium, a single window of DNA contains:
- a CDS encoding N-acetylneuraminate synthase family protein yields MRNLKIIAEFCGNHNGSIETVKKMIDSISNFSQNAKIDIIKFQKRCPKLILSKQLYDSSHPNPENSFGDTYGKHKEFLEFSIEEHFVIKKYCETKGFVYSTSVFDRQSLKEVLTLNPVMIKVSSANNLDFELLHYLDKNYNGEIHISLGMTTKEEEKEILKSFKYKKQNIILYACTSAYPVPIGDSALLEISRLKNEYSGQVKAIGFSGHHLGILQDIAAYALGAEYIERHFTLDKNMKGTDQKLSLNPEELENLALNLRIIQKDLCVKKTDILEVEKEVRSRLKQYVLQR; encoded by the coding sequence ATGAGAAATTTAAAAATAATAGCTGAATTTTGTGGTAATCACAACGGGTCAATAGAAACAGTGAAAAAGATGATAGATTCAATTTCTAATTTTTCGCAAAACGCTAAAATTGACATAATTAAATTTCAAAAGAGATGTCCTAAGTTAATTTTATCAAAGCAACTCTACGATTCGTCACATCCTAATCCTGAAAACAGTTTTGGTGATACATACGGAAAACATAAAGAATTTCTCGAATTTTCTATTGAAGAGCATTTTGTTATAAAAAAATATTGTGAAACTAAGGGTTTTGTTTATTCAACTTCAGTTTTTGATAGGCAATCTTTGAAGGAAGTTTTGACTTTAAATCCTGTTATGATAAAAGTCAGCTCGGCGAACAATTTAGATTTTGAGTTGTTACATTATTTGGATAAGAATTATAACGGAGAAATTCATATCTCATTGGGAATGACGACAAAAGAAGAAGAGAAAGAAATTTTAAAATCTTTTAAATATAAAAAGCAAAATATAATTTTATATGCTTGCACGTCTGCATATCCTGTGCCGATAGGCGATAGTGCGTTGCTAGAAATATCAAGATTAAAAAATGAATATTCAGGTCAAGTTAAAGCAATTGGCTTTTCGGGGCATCATTTGGGTATTCTTCAAGATATAGCAGCATATGCATTAGGGGCCGAGTATATTGAACGTCATTTTACGCTTGATAAAAATATGAAAGGAACTGACCAAAAACTCAGTTTAAATCCTGAAGAATTAGAAAATCTTGCCTTGAATTTGCGTATTATACAAAAGGACCTGTGTGTAAAAAAAACAGATATTCTTGAGGTCGAAAAAGAAGTCCGTTCTCGCTTAAAACAGTATGTATTACAACGGTAA
- a CDS encoding radical SAM protein: MQETFLYDRNNDKNSSLKVWLAFPGIYAFGMSSIGYLSVFRALDELDDVFAERIFTDTKNTQIKPENVDVFGFSTSFELDFLSIFKLLEKYNIPLFSKDRDEFSPIIYGGGPVLSSNPEPFAEVFDFIMIGDAEDTKNILFETIRVNKGRKKSEILELISKIEGVYVPSLTQFSVEKNQVLTLSGDPYSVKKCTTQLDECIYTPILSEESYFSNTFIVEIARGCSNCCGFCQAAYLNLPVRFVDYEKIIEAIELGLKHTNKIALLGALICAHPRFDDICDYIINKVDNGENIEVSVSSLRADYVSEKTIEMLVKCGQRNATIAIEAGSERLRKVINKHLSEEQIFNMVKMAKEGGLHGLKIYAMIGLPTETQDDLIEMIDLIKRIKEMHKGFDLTVSFGTFVPKSHTPFQYCEREATKSLEKKYEFLKKEFHKMGVKIRCSSVKWDYIQAIMSRGDRRLSEYLVEVYRCGSNIGCFKNTYKEFIKKNKLPKSEKFALAPRSLSEANPWDFICLRPGIEALKKEYDRLLR; the protein is encoded by the coding sequence ATGCAAGAAACCTTTTTGTATGACAGAAATAATGACAAAAACTCATCATTAAAAGTATGGCTTGCGTTCCCCGGTATATATGCTTTTGGAATGTCGTCAATTGGCTATTTGTCCGTCTTTAGAGCTTTGGATGAGTTGGATGATGTTTTTGCAGAACGTATTTTTACAGATACGAAAAATACTCAAATTAAACCTGAAAATGTCGATGTCTTCGGCTTCTCTACATCGTTCGAGCTTGATTTCTTGTCGATATTTAAGCTTTTAGAAAAGTATAATATTCCATTGTTTTCAAAAGATAGAGATGAATTTTCCCCAATAATATATGGTGGCGGACCTGTGTTATCTTCAAATCCCGAGCCTTTTGCAGAAGTTTTTGATTTTATAATGATTGGCGACGCAGAAGATACAAAAAATATTTTGTTTGAAACCATTAGGGTTAATAAAGGGCGAAAAAAAAGCGAAATTTTAGAGTTGATAAGCAAAATTGAAGGGGTGTATGTGCCGTCTTTAACTCAATTTAGCGTGGAAAAAAATCAGGTTTTAACTCTTTCAGGAGACCCCTATTCTGTTAAAAAATGCACCACTCAACTTGATGAATGTATTTATACCCCGATTTTGAGCGAAGAAAGTTATTTTTCAAATACTTTTATCGTTGAAATAGCAAGGGGCTGCTCAAATTGTTGTGGATTTTGCCAAGCTGCATATTTGAATTTGCCCGTAAGATTTGTTGATTATGAAAAAATAATTGAAGCAATAGAGTTGGGGTTAAAACACACAAACAAAATCGCACTTTTAGGTGCTTTGATTTGTGCCCATCCTCGTTTTGATGATATTTGCGATTATATTATAAATAAGGTCGACAATGGCGAGAATATTGAGGTTTCCGTTTCATCTTTAAGGGCGGATTATGTTTCAGAAAAAACAATTGAAATGCTCGTAAAATGTGGTCAAAGAAATGCCACAATTGCAATTGAGGCAGGGAGTGAAAGACTTAGAAAAGTTATAAACAAGCATTTAAGTGAAGAACAAATCTTCAATATGGTTAAAATGGCAAAAGAAGGTGGGCTTCATGGCTTGAAGATTTATGCCATGATTGGACTTCCTACCGAAACTCAAGACGATTTAATTGAAATGATTGATTTGATTAAGCGTATAAAAGAAATGCACAAAGGATTTGATTTAACGGTAAGTTTCGGTACATTTGTGCCAAAATCACACACGCCTTTTCAATATTGTGAAAGAGAAGCGACAAAGTCTTTAGAAAAAAAATACGAGTTTTTAAAAAAAGAGTTTCATAAAATGGGTGTCAAAATTCGTTGTTCAAGCGTGAAATGGGACTATATTCAAGCAATAATGTCACGTGGCGATAGGAGATTGAGTGAATATTTGGTAGAAGTTTATCGTTGCGGTTCAAATATTGGTTGTTTTAAGAACACTTATAAAGAATTTATAAAGAAAAACAAATTGCCAAAATCTGAAAAATTCGCATTGGCTCCAAGGTCTTTATCAGAAGCTAATCCGTGGGATTTTATATGCCTCCGACCAGGTATAGAGGCACTTAAAAAAGAATATGACAGATTGTTACGATAA
- a CDS encoding aminotransferase class I/II-fold pyridoxal phosphate-dependent enzyme has protein sequence MKIDKFKIEEWMNKYEASADYDLSATCISPFSLEEFFDLFDGDNIENIYRAKLTYGDIQGSNRLKNAIKSLYESQETKNITVTHGAIGANQLVFLSLIEPKDEVVVVLPTYQQHYSIPKSLGAEVKKIYLNSNDEWKLDINELKNIVNSKTKLICINTPNNPTGAVLVDEELNKLIEIAKEYDLWILSDEAYRGLNLFGAGYSKSVADLYDKGISVGSMSKTYSLPGIRVGWVCSDEKLIREINHQREYNTISVSILDDYIASIALEHRQEIQERNLKIVQSGYHILEKWIEKEPLVSCILPKGGTTAFVKYHKDIPSREFCLDLQEKTGVATLPGETLDLEGYFRVGFCIDADELDVALKKISDYLHSIT, from the coding sequence ATGAAAATCGATAAATTCAAAATAGAAGAATGGATGAACAAATATGAGGCATCAGCTGATTATGATTTAAGTGCTACTTGCATTTCTCCTTTTTCACTTGAGGAATTCTTTGACTTGTTTGATGGCGATAATATTGAAAATATCTATCGAGCAAAACTGACTTATGGTGATATTCAAGGCTCAAACAGGTTGAAAAACGCTATTAAATCTCTTTATGAAAGTCAAGAAACGAAAAATATTACGGTAACTCATGGTGCAATTGGGGCAAATCAACTCGTTTTTTTGTCTTTAATTGAGCCTAAAGATGAGGTTGTTGTAGTCCTTCCGACTTATCAGCAGCATTATTCTATTCCGAAGTCGTTAGGTGCAGAAGTAAAAAAAATATATCTAAATTCAAACGATGAATGGAAGCTTGATATAAACGAGTTAAAAAATATTGTTAATAGTAAAACGAAGTTAATCTGTATAAATACTCCCAACAACCCTACGGGTGCTGTATTAGTGGACGAAGAGTTAAATAAACTTATAGAAATTGCAAAAGAGTATGATTTATGGATATTGTCAGATGAAGCTTATAGAGGTTTAAATTTATTTGGTGCAGGTTATTCAAAATCTGTAGCAGATTTGTATGACAAAGGAATATCAGTTGGAAGCATGTCAAAGACTTATTCTCTTCCGGGAATTAGGGTTGGTTGGGTTTGTTCCGATGAAAAATTAATCCGAGAAATCAATCATCAACGGGAATACAACACTATTAGCGTTAGTATTCTTGATGATTATATAGCCTCAATAGCCTTAGAACACAGGCAAGAAATTCAAGAGCGAAATCTTAAAATAGTTCAAAGTGGCTATCACATATTGGAAAAATGGATTGAAAAAGAGCCTCTAGTGTCTTGCATTCTGCCCAAAGGCGGAACGACCGCTTTTGTCAAGTATCATAAAGATATTCCTTCAAGAGAATTTTGCCTCGATTTGCAAGAAAAAACAGGTGTTGCGACTTTGCCGGGTGAAACTTTGGATTTAGAGGGGTATTTTAGAGTTGGTTTTTGTATTGATGCTGATGAACTTGATGTTGCACTAAAAAAAATATCAGATTATCTTCATTCTATAACGTAG
- the trpS gene encoding tryptophan--tRNA ligase, with amino-acid sequence MQKEKLMSGMRPTGKLHLGHYMGVLTNWVKLQDEFNCFYCVADWHALTTKYDKTEALKQDRLDVVLDWLACGINPDSANIYFQSQIPQIAELHILLSMITPNNWVERDPTLKDMVKILKGKDGANKENIPQVNYGLLGYPVLMTADILAFNAAVVPVGTDQLAHLEISRDIARRFNNIYNTDFFIEPAPKLTQIPLLKGVDGQKMGKSFNNDIKISDDEETTAKKVMRAITDRSRARKDDPGHPDKCEVAYSYYSIFGNEELQKVVADECIAGSRGCADCKRQLAKVINEKFAPIRAKRLEYANDMDKVYDILNEGNKKARCEAESVMEKVRDIVGIAFK; translated from the coding sequence ATGCAAAAAGAAAAACTTATGTCAGGTATGCGACCAACGGGAAAACTTCATTTAGGGCATTATATGGGGGTTTTGACTAATTGGGTTAAATTGCAAGACGAGTTTAATTGTTTTTATTGTGTGGCTGATTGGCATGCTTTGACTACAAAATATGATAAAACAGAAGCTTTAAAGCAAGACAGATTAGATGTTGTGCTTGATTGGTTAGCGTGCGGAATCAATCCTGATAGTGCAAATATATATTTTCAATCTCAAATTCCTCAAATTGCTGAGCTTCATATCCTTTTGAGTATGATTACGCCTAATAATTGGGTGGAACGTGACCCGACGTTAAAGGATATGGTTAAAATTTTGAAAGGCAAAGATGGGGCTAACAAAGAAAATATACCGCAGGTCAATTATGGGCTGTTGGGGTATCCTGTTTTAATGACAGCGGATATCTTGGCGTTTAATGCTGCAGTTGTTCCTGTTGGGACCGACCAGTTGGCACATCTTGAGATTTCTCGAGATATTGCAAGAAGATTTAATAATATATACAACACGGATTTCTTTATCGAACCTGCTCCAAAATTGACGCAAATCCCTTTGCTAAAAGGCGTCGATGGGCAAAAAATGGGTAAATCATTTAATAATGATATAAAAATTTCTGATGACGAAGAAACTACTGCAAAAAAAGTTATGCGAGCAATTACAGATAGAAGCAGAGCAAGAAAAGACGACCCCGGACATCCTGACAAGTGCGAAGTTGCGTATAGCTATTATTCAATTTTCGGTAACGAAGAATTACAAAAAGTTGTCGCCGATGAATGTATTGCTGGTTCAAGAGGTTGTGCCGATTGCAAAAGACAACTTGCAAAAGTTATTAATGAAAAATTTGCTCCAATTAGAGCCAAAAGGCTTGAATACGCAAATGACATGGACAAAGTCTATGATATTCTGAATGAAGGTAACAAAAAAGCAAGATGCGAGGCTGAGTCTGTTATGGAAAAAGTCAGAGATATTGTCGGAATTGCATTTAAGTAA
- a CDS encoding adenylosuccinate synthase translates to MLLKHVDLVYTLQVREHEDLNVKNTVVVGAQWGDEGKAKITDLLAQDADVIIRYQGGCNAGHTVVANNETFKFHLIPSGILYKNKFCMIGAGTVIHPETFLAEIEDLKSKNIDVSELKVSPLASITMPYHIDIDGISEQKSGENKIGTTKKGIGPTYSDKIGRYGLKIQDLYDKEALDKRLDAILPLKNKMLEKVFGSKTYTKSEILDYCKKYAEIFRPYVCDNWVSVLTDAIKSQKKILFEGAQGVMLDIDYGTYPYVTSSNPIGGGAATGSGVGPTHIKNVIGVTKAYITRVGEGPFLTELLDKTGDEIREIGHEFGTTTGRPRRCGWFDAVLSKYTVLVGGLTSMAITKLDVFDGFDELKVCVAYKDKRDGKIYEDYPTNINLHKYLEPVYETHKGWKSDISKAKSMEELPENAKKYLSRLEDLVGIPINIVSVGPDRDQTIILNHPFK, encoded by the coding sequence ATGCTTTTAAAGCATGTTGATTTAGTCTATACTTTACAGGTAAGAGAACATGAGGATTTAAACGTGAAAAATACTGTTGTTGTCGGTGCCCAATGGGGTGATGAGGGAAAAGCTAAAATCACTGATTTGTTGGCACAAGATGCTGATGTCATTATCAGGTATCAAGGTGGATGTAATGCGGGACATACTGTCGTTGCGAATAATGAAACTTTTAAGTTCCATTTGATTCCTTCAGGCATACTTTATAAAAATAAATTTTGCATGATTGGTGCAGGTACTGTTATTCATCCAGAAACTTTTTTAGCGGAAATTGAAGATTTAAAATCCAAAAACATTGATGTGTCAGAGTTAAAAGTTAGCCCTTTGGCTTCTATTACTATGCCTTATCACATTGATATAGATGGGATTTCCGAGCAAAAATCAGGCGAAAATAAAATTGGAACTACTAAAAAAGGAATTGGACCTACATATTCTGACAAAATAGGTCGGTATGGACTCAAAATTCAGGATTTATACGATAAAGAAGCTTTGGATAAAAGGCTTGATGCGATTTTGCCTTTGAAAAATAAAATGTTGGAAAAAGTTTTCGGCTCAAAAACTTATACAAAGTCTGAAATTTTAGATTATTGTAAAAAATATGCTGAAATATTCCGTCCTTACGTTTGTGATAACTGGGTTTCAGTTTTGACAGATGCTATAAAATCACAAAAGAAAATACTTTTTGAAGGTGCCCAAGGAGTAATGCTTGATATCGATTATGGGACTTACCCTTATGTTACAAGCTCAAACCCGATAGGTGGCGGAGCTGCAACAGGTTCAGGTGTTGGACCTACTCATATTAAAAATGTAATCGGCGTCACAAAAGCTTATATTACAAGAGTCGGTGAAGGTCCTTTCTTGACAGAGCTGTTGGACAAAACAGGTGATGAAATAAGAGAAATCGGGCATGAATTCGGCACTACAACAGGGCGTCCGAGACGTTGCGGTTGGTTCGATGCAGTCTTGTCTAAATATACGGTTTTGGTCGGTGGTTTAACCTCCATGGCTATTACAAAACTTGACGTTTTCGATGGGTTTGATGAACTCAAAGTTTGTGTTGCATATAAAGATAAACGAGACGGCAAAATTTATGAAGATTATCCGACCAATATTAATTTGCATAAATATTTAGAGCCTGTTTATGAAACTCACAAGGGATGGAAATCTGATATTTCAAAGGCTAAATCTATGGAGGAACTTCCTGAAAATGCCAAAAAATATTTATCCAGATTGGAAGATTTGGTTGGTATTCCGATAAATATCGTGAGTGTGGGACCGGATAGAGATCAAACGATAATATTGAATCATCCTTTCAAATAG
- a CDS encoding AI-2E family transporter has protein sequence MFNRENFKIKNIVFTMLMLFFIWFVVQIKEIALLFFGAYVISCSLNPLVDKLSTKMNRALAATVVLISVLLGIILVLIPIIGISYREITIIISDFPAKLQSLLVYIQTHSVFGFPLTNLVKFDAVLANSTQIASEVVNQSINITVMLIEGLTIALTVSMIVFYWTYEKKSIDHSIMRIFPPKIRVRAAGIMKSIEDKVGGYIIAQALSMGTVALFTAIGLGFMRIEYSLLLGVIAGVLDIIPIVGPTVALTLGVCAALLKGPLWIIPTIIVYMVAQWVSNNLVRPLVFGKFLDLHPVLVIFSFLVAAKFLGVWGVILAPAIAAMIATLFDELYIKLINKEKDETL, from the coding sequence ATGTTTAATCGAGAAAATTTTAAAATAAAAAATATTGTTTTTACAATGTTGATGCTGTTTTTTATCTGGTTTGTTGTTCAGATAAAAGAAATTGCACTATTGTTTTTCGGAGCTTATGTGATATCTTGTTCGCTAAATCCATTGGTAGATAAGCTTTCTACGAAAATGAACAGGGCTCTTGCCGCAACTGTTGTATTGATTAGTGTATTGTTGGGTATAATTTTGGTTTTAATACCTATTATCGGTATATCATATAGGGAAATAACGATTATAATCAGTGATTTTCCCGCCAAATTACAATCTTTGTTAGTTTATATCCAAACTCACAGTGTGTTTGGTTTTCCTCTTACAAATTTAGTTAAGTTTGATGCTGTACTTGCAAATAGTACGCAAATCGCCTCAGAGGTGGTCAATCAATCTATAAATATCACAGTTATGTTAATCGAAGGTTTGACGATAGCTCTTACGGTTTCAATGATTGTTTTTTATTGGACGTACGAGAAAAAATCAATTGATCATAGTATAATGCGTATTTTCCCGCCAAAAATAAGGGTGAGAGCAGCAGGAATAATGAAATCAATCGAGGATAAAGTTGGCGGATATATTATAGCCCAAGCTCTTTCGATGGGTACAGTTGCTTTGTTCACAGCTATCGGGCTTGGATTTATGCGGATAGAATATTCATTGTTACTTGGTGTAATCGCAGGTGTTTTAGATATTATTCCGATAGTGGGGCCGACTGTTGCTTTGACATTGGGCGTTTGTGCCGCATTGTTGAAAGGTCCGTTGTGGATTATTCCGACGATAATCGTTTATATGGTCGCCCAATGGGTCTCCAATAACCTTGTAAGACCTTTGGTGTTCGGAAAATTCCTTGATTTACACCCCGTTTTGGTTATATTTTCGTTTTTAGTAGCTGCAAAGTTTTTGGGCGTCTGGGGGGTTATTTTGGCTCCTGCAATAGCTGCAATGATTGCTACTTTATTTGACGAACTTTATATTAAATTGATTAATAAAGAAAAGGATGAAACTCTTTAA
- a CDS encoding HD domain-containing protein, whose amino-acid sequence MTLNVDNNLMSKGVAFGAITSTNPNASQGLKTKPMEADSFRRSSVITIPTNKFQSFYNKILEKVAPNVLLNSYLNDKNIQLLLLRNPNVKTVLNAHNMPLVVNTENVKGIKKVHIDSTRDFASGIAKELRLSSQEQEIIKNGAIFHDYGKILIPAALLNKNGRLTVDEKKIVDMHSRLGYEMLKSTGMSDDVLSIVRDHHKPLYKNPDVNTQVVSVADIYSALTTKRPYKEPLSPEKSFQILDGYVDKGQVDAELVKALKSHVNQSERV is encoded by the coding sequence TTGACTTTAAACGTTGATAACAACTTAATGTCGAAAGGCGTGGCTTTTGGTGCGATAACATCCACCAATCCAAATGCTTCTCAAGGCTTAAAAACAAAACCAATGGAAGCCGATTCTTTTAGAAGAAGTAGTGTCATCACTATCCCTACCAATAAATTTCAAAGTTTTTATAATAAAATCCTTGAAAAAGTTGCCCCCAATGTTTTATTAAATAGCTATTTGAACGATAAAAATATACAATTATTGTTGCTAAGAAATCCTAATGTAAAAACCGTTTTGAACGCACATAACATGCCACTTGTCGTTAATACAGAAAACGTCAAGGGTATAAAAAAAGTGCATATCGATTCAACAAGAGATTTTGCAAGTGGTATTGCAAAAGAATTGCGATTGTCTTCACAAGAACAAGAAATCATAAAAAATGGTGCTATATTCCATGATTATGGAAAAATTCTTATTCCTGCCGCTTTGTTGAATAAAAATGGTAGATTAACTGTTGATGAAAAAAAGATTGTCGACATGCATTCTCGACTCGGCTATGAAATGTTGAAAAGTACAGGAATGAGTGATGATGTCCTTTCTATTGTAAGAGATCACCACAAACCACTTTACAAAAATCCTGATGTAAATACACAAGTTGTTTCAGTTGCAGATATTTATTCTGCTTTAACAACAAAAAGACCATACAAAGAACCATTGTCGCCTGAAAAATCCTTCCAGATTTTAGATGGATATGTCGATAAAGGACAAGTTGATGCCGAATTGGTTAAAGCTTTGAAAAGTCATGTAAATCAATCAGAAAGAGTTTAA
- a CDS encoding type I restriction enzyme HsdR N-terminal domain-containing protein gives MDFIDKIKDIAERAKSLGDKLQTEEATKNALIMPFISALEYDVFNPIEVVPEYTADVGVKKGEKVDYAIIKDNKPIILIECKKIEDEKLEAKKHATQLFRYFTATDAKFIILTNGIIYKFFSDIEENGKLDNEPFFTFNLLNFKEKQISQLQAFSKGSFDIEKAYANASDLKYITQFVDVLFEEYNNPNQEFVKYLINRSGICQGRITPQIIEKHTKTTIEAFNSFISKIMKNVLDGSISLNTVKQNDKEDKKNEVITTIDELEGYAIVKSILKGTINIKRVTYRDNASYFNVLLDDNIRKTICRLYFNRSQKYISFVDDNKEQKEPISSVDDIFNFADRICERAKYIDTTIPLKK, from the coding sequence ATGGATTTTATAGACAAAATAAAAGACATAGCAGAACGAGCAAAAAGTCTAGGCGATAAATTGCAAACTGAAGAAGCAACAAAAAATGCTTTAATAATGCCATTTATAAGTGCATTAGAATATGATGTTTTTAATCCGATAGAAGTTGTTCCTGAATATACAGCTGATGTGGGTGTGAAAAAAGGTGAAAAAGTCGATTATGCAATTATCAAAGATAATAAACCAATAATTCTAATCGAGTGTAAAAAAATAGAAGATGAAAAATTAGAAGCAAAAAAACATGCTACTCAATTATTTAGATATTTTACAGCAACTGATGCAAAGTTCATAATATTGACTAATGGAATAATTTACAAATTCTTTTCAGATATTGAAGAAAATGGAAAACTTGATAATGAACCGTTTTTTACATTTAATTTGCTAAATTTTAAAGAAAAACAAATATCTCAATTGCAAGCATTTAGTAAGGGAAGTTTTGATATAGAAAAAGCATATGCTAATGCAAGTGACTTAAAATATATAACACAATTTGTAGACGTTTTATTTGAAGAATATAATAATCCAAACCAAGAATTTGTTAAATATTTAATCAATCGTTCTGGAATCTGCCAGGGCAGAATTACCCCACAAATAATAGAAAAACATACAAAAACCACAATCGAAGCATTCAATTCATTTATCTCAAAGATAATGAAAAATGTGCTAGATGGCAGTATTTCACTAAATACTGTAAAACAAAACGATAAAGAAGATAAAAAAAATGAAGTAATTACAACAATTGATGAGCTTGAAGGATACGCTATTGTTAAAAGCATCTTAAAGGGAACGATTAATATAAAAAGGGTAACTTATAGAGATAATGCAAGCTATTTTAATGTTCTTTTAGATGATAATATTAGAAAAACAATTTGCAGATTATACTTTAACAGAAGCCAAAAATACATTTCATTTGTCGATGATAATAAAGAACAAAAAGAACCAATATCAAGTGTTGATGATATTTTTAATTTTGCTGATAGAATATGCGAACGAGCAAAATACATTGACACAACAATTCCTTTAAAAAAATAA
- a CDS encoding FumA C-terminus/TtdB family hydratase beta subunit, with protein sequence MVEISTNLIKNAVYKLCFDANTTLDNKVYSKILSAYQTAKSHKMKYIFASILENAKIAFENKRPLCQDTGQVIIFLEIGQDVHISGEPLKTAINQAVQNCYCENFFRKSIVKNAIFERLNTNTNTPCIIHSEIVEGNKIKISVLIKGAGSENKSLAKMLLPTSTKEDVKNFIVKSILDAGINSCPPIFAGVGIGGTLEDAAILSKKALLINTPDPKSKNFEKEIIKTINQNAPEDFDENLILGLNILTEHTHIACLPVSVTINCHSSREASAEISSKGTKYFIETPDFADISADNQNTKIVNLQNTNEMRSLKKGDSVLLSGTLYVARDAAHQRLAELIKQNKNLPFEIKNATIFYAGPCPANESEIIGPIGPTTSSRMDKFAPDLYDLGLLATIGKGQRSGEVTDSIKKNNGLYLTVTGGVASLLKSKISSSYIVAYEDLGAEAIYKLEVENLPAIVQIAK encoded by the coding sequence ATGGTTGAGATTTCTACAAATTTAATTAAAAATGCTGTTTATAAACTTTGCTTTGACGCAAATACCACACTTGACAACAAAGTTTATTCGAAAATTTTATCAGCATATCAAACTGCAAAATCTCATAAAATGAAATATATTTTTGCTTCAATTTTAGAAAATGCAAAAATCGCCTTTGAAAACAAAAGACCACTCTGCCAAGATACAGGGCAAGTAATCATTTTTTTAGAAATCGGACAAGATGTTCATATCTCAGGAGAGCCTTTAAAAACAGCCATAAACCAAGCGGTTCAAAATTGCTATTGCGAAAACTTTTTTAGAAAATCAATCGTTAAAAATGCCATTTTTGAAAGACTCAACACTAACACAAATACTCCTTGCATCATTCATTCTGAAATAGTTGAAGGAAACAAAATCAAAATCAGCGTATTAATTAAAGGTGCGGGTTCTGAAAACAAATCTCTGGCAAAAATGCTTCTTCCGACAAGTACAAAAGAAGATGTAAAAAATTTTATTGTCAAAAGTATCCTTGACGCAGGTATAAATTCATGCCCGCCAATTTTTGCAGGAGTCGGAATAGGGGGTACACTCGAAGACGCCGCTATACTTTCTAAAAAAGCTCTGCTTATAAATACACCGGACCCAAAATCCAAAAATTTTGAAAAAGAAATCATAAAAACAATTAATCAAAATGCACCAGAGGATTTTGATGAAAATTTAATTTTAGGCTTAAATATTTTGACAGAACACACTCATATAGCATGCCTGCCGGTATCTGTTACTATTAATTGCCATTCTTCACGAGAAGCTTCTGCTGAAATTTCATCAAAAGGAACAAAATATTTCATTGAAACGCCTGATTTTGCAGATATAAGTGCAGATAACCAAAATACCAAAATCGTAAATCTGCAAAATACAAACGAAATGCGTTCGTTAAAAAAAGGCGACTCTGTATTACTATCAGGAACCCTTTATGTAGCAAGAGATGCTGCCCATCAGAGATTAGCAGAGTTAATTAAACAAAATAAAAATTTACCTTTTGAAATAAAAAACGCAACTATATTTTACGCAGGGCCGTGTCCTGCAAATGAAAGTGAAATCATAGGTCCGATTGGTCCCACAACATCTTCAAGAATGGATAAATTTGCACCTGATTTATACGACCTCGGGCTTTTAGCTACAATCGGGAAAGGGCAACGCTCCGGCGAAGTCACAGACTCCATAAAAAAGAATAACGGCTTATACTTAACAGTTACAGGAGGTGTTGCAAGCCTTTTGAAATCCAAGATAAGCTCCTCATATATAGTTGCTTATGAAGATTTAGGAGCAGAAGCAATTTATAAACTAGAAGTTGAGAACCTGCCGGCTATCGTCCAAATTGCAAAATAA